In Sesamum indicum cultivar Zhongzhi No. 13 unplaced genomic scaffold, S_indicum_v1.0 scaffold00120, whole genome shotgun sequence, a single window of DNA contains:
- the LOC105179050 gene encoding probable pectinesterase 53 has protein sequence MGKDCSTLLMGMKLLGATTLIILLLTSSTTSASSIKNNEESYLNWVRRMSSRNHSNFLDAKNKFHPCKTIKVNKNPKLAHFTTLDAAISSIPLFNPCRLLISVGPGTYREKIEIPMTMAYVTLEGAGAGKTIIRWDDTADRVGPNGQPLGTYGSATFAVNAPYFVAKNITFKNKAPPPPAGATGKQAVALRISADMAAFINCKFIGAQDTLYDHKGRHYFKNCHIQGSVDFIFGDGLSLYQDCHLHAKTKSYGALTAQKRESMLEETGFSFVNCKVTGSGALYLGRAWGTFSRVVFAYTYMDKIITPRGWYDWGDKQRQMTVFYGQFKCSGPGADYGGRVSWARELTKQEAEPFISLSFIDGHQWLTNF, from the exons ATGGGCAAGGATTGTAGCACATTATTAATGGGAATGAAGCTCTTGGGGGCAACAACATTAATAATCTTGTTGTTGACAAGTAGTACTACAAGTGCAAGTTCCATcaaaaacaatgaagaaagcTACTTGAATTGGGTGAGAAGAATGAGTTCCCGCAACCACTCCAACTTCCTCGACGCCAAGAACAAATTCCACCCCTGCAAAACTATTAAGGTCAACAAGAACCCTAAACTAGCACACTTCACCACCCTCGACGCCGCCATTTCCTCTATCCCTCTCTTCAATCCTTGTCGCCTACTTATTTCCGTTGGTCCAGGAACTTACAG GGAAAAGATAGAAATTCCGATGACAATGGCTTATGTTACGTTGGAAGGAGCTGGCGCCGGCAAGACTATAATCCGATGGGATGACACAGCTGATCGTGTCGGCCCAAATGGACAGCCTTTGGGTACTTATGGCTCGGCAACATTTGCTGTCAATGCTCCGTATTTTGTTGCAAAGAACATCACCTTTAAG AACAAAGCACCACCTCCACCTGCCGGAGCCACCGGAAAGCAGGCGGTGGCGCTGCGGATATCAGCTGACATGGCGGCGTTCATAAACTGCAAGTTTATTGGAGCCCAAGACACTCTATATGACCACAAGGGCAGGCACTATTTCAAGAACTGCCACATTCAAGGTTCTGTGGATTTCATATTTGGAGATGGACTGTCGCTATATCAAGACTGTCACCTCCATGCAAAGACCAAGAGCTATGGGGCCTTAACAGCCCAGAAAAGGGAGAGTATGCTGGAGGAAACTGGATTCTCTTTTGTGAACTGCAAGGTCACTGGATCTGGTGCACTGTATTTGGGCCGGGCCTGGGGCACTTTTTCAAGAGTGGTATTTGCTTATACATATATGGATAAGATTATTACCCCAAGAGGATGGTATGACTGGGGTGATAAGCAGAGACAAAT GACGGTGTTCTACGGGCAATTCAAGTGTTCGGGACCAGGGGCGGATTATGGAGGCAGGGTGTCATGGGCAAGGGAGCTCACCAAACAGGAGGCTGAGCCATTTATATCACTTAGCTTCATTGATGGACACCAATGGCTCACcaatttctaa
- the LOC105179051 gene encoding UPF0183 protein At3g51130 isoform X1, with product MQRSRRRCEGTAMGCIVLDLRPGLGLGPFSLGMPICEAFAHIEQQPNVYDVVHVKYYDEEPLKLDMVISFPDHGFHLRFDPWSQRLRLIEIFDVKRLQMRYATALIGGPSTLATFVAVYALFGPTYPGIYDKERGVYTLFYPGLSFAFPIPSQYAECCRNREAELPLEFPDGTTPVSCRVSVYDSSTDSKVGVGTSLAKACVPPLPAGSLYMEEVQVKLGEELWFTVGGQHIPFGASPQDVWTELGRPCGIHQKQVDQMVIHSASDPRPRTTLCGDYFYNYFTRGLDILFDGQSHKIKKFVLHTNYPGHADFNSYMKCNFLIYSSDFGGSCHQDVNASKCAITPSTKWEQVKEILGDCGRAAIQTQGSTSNPFGSTFVYGYPNIAFEVMKNGYVATVTLFQS from the exons ATGCAGAGAAGTAGACGTAGGTGCGAGGGCACTGCCATGGGCTGCATCGTACTCGATCTTCGTCCTGGCCTCGGCCTCGGCCCTTTCTCTCTCG GGATGCCGATATGCGAAGCTTTTGCTCACATAGAGCAGCAGCCCAACGTTTATGATGTTGTTCATGTCAAGTACTATGACGAG GAGCCTCTGAAACTTGACATGGTTATTAGCTTCCCTGACCATGGCTTTCATCTTAGGTTTGATCCTTGGTCGCAG AGGCTGCGCCTTATAGAAATTTTTGATGTCAAACGGCTTCAGATGCGGTATGCTACTGCCTTGATCGG TGGACCATCTACTCTTGCAACATTTGTAGCTGTCTATGCTCTTTTTGGGCCAACATATCCTGGAATTTATGACAAAGAAAGGGGCGTTTACACTCTGTTTTACCCA GGCTTGTCCTTTGCGTTCCCGATACCCTCACAATATGCAGAGTGTTGCCGTAACCGTGAAg CTGAACTGCCCTTGGAGTTTCCTGATGGCACAACTCCAGTTAGTTGTCGTGTCTCAGTATATGATTCTTCTACAGACAGTAAGGTTGGTGTAGGCACTTCACTGGCCAAGGCATGTGTACCTCCACTGCCTGCTGGCAGCCTTTACATGGAAGAAGTGCAAGTGAAG TTAGGGGAAGAATTGTGGTTTACAGTTGGGGGGCAGCATATCCCTTTTGGCGCATCACCACAG GATGTATGGACTGAATTGGGAAGACCCTGCGGAATTCATCAAAAACAG GTGGACCAAATGGTAATCCACTCTGCTTCAGATCCTCGGCCACGAACAACCCTTTGTGGAGATTActtctataattatttcacaCGTGGCTTGGACATCTTGTTTGATGGGCAG agccataaaataaaaaagtttgttCTGCATACCAACTATCCTGGGCATGCAGATTTCAACTCATAcatgaaatgcaattttctgaTATACAGTTCTGATT TTGGTGGGTCATGTCATCAGGATGTGAATGCCTCTAAGTGTGCAATAACGCCTAGTACAAAGTGGGAACAAGTTAAG GAAATCCTTGGCGACTGCGGTCGAGCTGCCATTCAAACTCAAGGCTCTACCAGCAATCCTTTTGGATCTACATTTGTGTATGGTTACCCAAATATTGCCTTCGAG GTCATGAAGAATGGTTACGTTGCAACTGTGACTCTTTTCCAGTCGTAA
- the LOC105179051 gene encoding UPF0183 protein At3g51130 isoform X2, whose protein sequence is MQRSRRRCEGTAMGCIVLDLRPGLGLGPFSLGMPICEAFAHIEQQPNVYDVVHVKYYDEEPLKLDMVISFPDHGFHLRFDPWSQRLRLIEIFDVKRLQMRYATALIGGPSTLATFVAVYALFGPTYPGIYDKERGVYTLFYPGLSFAFPIPSQYAECCRNREAELPLEFPDGTTPVSCRVSVYDSSTDSKVGVGTSLAKACVPPLPAGSLYMEEVQVKLGEELWFTVGGQHIPFGASPQDVWTELGRPCGIHQKQVDQMVIHSASDPRPRTTLCGDYFYNYFTRGLDILFDGQSHKIKKFVLHTNYPGHADFNSYMKCNFLIYSSDFGGSCHQDVNASKCAITPSTKWEQVKFLGI, encoded by the exons ATGCAGAGAAGTAGACGTAGGTGCGAGGGCACTGCCATGGGCTGCATCGTACTCGATCTTCGTCCTGGCCTCGGCCTCGGCCCTTTCTCTCTCG GGATGCCGATATGCGAAGCTTTTGCTCACATAGAGCAGCAGCCCAACGTTTATGATGTTGTTCATGTCAAGTACTATGACGAG GAGCCTCTGAAACTTGACATGGTTATTAGCTTCCCTGACCATGGCTTTCATCTTAGGTTTGATCCTTGGTCGCAG AGGCTGCGCCTTATAGAAATTTTTGATGTCAAACGGCTTCAGATGCGGTATGCTACTGCCTTGATCGG TGGACCATCTACTCTTGCAACATTTGTAGCTGTCTATGCTCTTTTTGGGCCAACATATCCTGGAATTTATGACAAAGAAAGGGGCGTTTACACTCTGTTTTACCCA GGCTTGTCCTTTGCGTTCCCGATACCCTCACAATATGCAGAGTGTTGCCGTAACCGTGAAg CTGAACTGCCCTTGGAGTTTCCTGATGGCACAACTCCAGTTAGTTGTCGTGTCTCAGTATATGATTCTTCTACAGACAGTAAGGTTGGTGTAGGCACTTCACTGGCCAAGGCATGTGTACCTCCACTGCCTGCTGGCAGCCTTTACATGGAAGAAGTGCAAGTGAAG TTAGGGGAAGAATTGTGGTTTACAGTTGGGGGGCAGCATATCCCTTTTGGCGCATCACCACAG GATGTATGGACTGAATTGGGAAGACCCTGCGGAATTCATCAAAAACAG GTGGACCAAATGGTAATCCACTCTGCTTCAGATCCTCGGCCACGAACAACCCTTTGTGGAGATTActtctataattatttcacaCGTGGCTTGGACATCTTGTTTGATGGGCAG agccataaaataaaaaagtttgttCTGCATACCAACTATCCTGGGCATGCAGATTTCAACTCATAcatgaaatgcaattttctgaTATACAGTTCTGATT TTGGTGGGTCATGTCATCAGGATGTGAATGCCTCTAAGTGTGCAATAACGCCTAGTACAAAGTGGGAACAAGTTAAG TTTTTaggaatataa
- the LOC105179047 gene encoding B-box zinc finger protein 19, translated as MRTLCDVCESAAAVLFCAADEAALCRACDDKVHMCNKLASRHVRVGLDEPVDVPRCDICENSPAFFYCEVDGSSLCLQCDMMVHVGGKRTHRRYLLLRQRVKFPGDKPGLTGDPAMKPLDTAENKRENSQSRKPMIEDDQLNHTVSPVAKSDTDADVPVKMDSGMIDLNIKPHQLHGQASNKQPG; from the exons ATGCGGACGCTTTGTGACGTTTGTGAGAGTGCTGCTGCTGTTCTTTTCTGCGCCGCTGATGAGGCCGCTCTTTGCCGTGCCTGCGATGATAAG GTTCACATGTGTAACAAGTTAGCTAGTAGACATGTAAGAGTTGGGCTTGACGAACCTGTTGATGTGCCTCGATGTGATATATGTGAAAATTCACCCG CATTCTTCTACTGTGAAGTGGATGGTAGTTCTCTCTGTCTGCAATGTGACATGATGGTACATGTTGGAGGAAAAAGAACTCATCGGAGATATCTCTTGCTAAGACAGAGAGTTAAG TTTCCAGGAGATAAACCAGGCCTGACAGGAGATCCTGCCATGAAACCCCTGGATACAGCTGAAAACAAGAGGGAAAATAGTCAGTCGAGAAAACCAATGATTGAAGATGATCAGCTGAATCACACCGTCTCTCCTGTTGCCAAATCAGATACAGATGCTGATGTACCTGTGAAGATGGACTCTGGGATGATTGATTTGAACATAAAGCCACATCAGCTCCACGGTCAAGCTTCAAACAAGCAGCCAGGCTAA
- the LOC105179048 gene encoding fructose-bisphosphate aldolase 1, chloroplastic-like: MASASLLKSSPVFDKSEFVKGQPLLRQPAVAAVPCRPVSSSALTVRASSYADELVKTAKTIASPGRGILAMDESNATCGKRLDSIGLENTEANRQAYRTLLVTAPGLGQYISGAILFEETLYQSTTDGKKIVDVLVDQGIVPGIKVDKGLVPLAGSNNESWCQGLDGLDSRSAAYYQQGARFAKWRTVVSIPNGPSSLAVKEAAWGLARYAAISQDNGLVPIVEPEILLDGDHGIERTFEVAQKVWAEVFFYLAENNVMFEGILLKPSMVTPGAESKDKATPEEVADYTLKLLKRRIPPAVPGIMFLSGGQSEVEATLNLNAMNQAPNPWHVSFSYARALQNTCLKTWGGRPENVKAAQEVLLIRAKANSLAQLGKYSAEGESEEAKKGMFVKGYSY, from the exons ATGGCTTCAGCATCCCTCCTCAAGTCATCACCAGTCTTTGACAAGTCTGAGTTTGTCAAAGGGCAGCCCCTCCTCCGCCAGCCTGCTGTGGCTGCAGTGCCATGCCGCCCTGTCTCCTCCTCTGCCCTCACTGTCCGTGCCTCCTCCTATGCCGATGAACTTGTCAAGACTGCG AAAACAATTGCATCTCCTGGCCGGGGAATCTTGGCCATGGATGAATCGAATGCCACCTGCGGGAAGCGTCTAGACTCCATTGGGCTGGAAAACACCGAGGCCAACCGCCAAGCTTACCGGACCCTTCTCGTTACAGCTCCAGGGCTCGGCCAATACATCTCAGGTGCTATCCTGTTTGAGGAAACACTCTACCAGTCCACCACCGATGGAAAGAAGATAGTCGATGTACTTGTTGATCAGGGCATTGTCCCTGGAATTAAAGTCGACAAA GGTCTTGTTCCCTTGGCCGGCTCCAACAATGAGTCCTGGTGCCAAGGGCTTGATGGATTGGACTCTCGCTCTGCTGCTTACTACCAACAGGGTGCCCGCTTTGCCAAATG GCGCACAGTTGTGAGCATTCCCAATGGTCCATCTTCTCTTGCAGTGAAAGAAGCAGCATGGGGTCTTGCTCGATATGCTGCTATATCTCAG GACAATGGATTGGTTCCCATTGTTGAGCCTGAGATCCTACTTGATGGTGACCATGGGATAGAGAGGACATTTGAAGTGGCACAAAAGGTCTGGGCTGAGGTTTTCTTCTACCTTGCTGAGAACAATGTCATGTTTGAAGGTATTCTCCTGAAGCCTAGCATGGTTACTCCTGGAGCCGAGAGCAAAGACAAGGCCACACCAGAAGAGGTTGCTGACTATACCCTAAAGCTCCTCAAAAGAAGAATCCCTCCTGCCGTCCCTGGGATCATG TTTTTGTCGGGTGGACAATCTGAAGTTGAGGCCACTCTTAACTTGAATGCAATGAACCAAGCACCAAACCCGTGGCATGTTTCTTTCTCGTATGCACGAGCCCTCCAGAACACATGCCTCAAGACTTGGGGAGGAAGGCCAGAGAATGTAAAGGCAGCTCAGGAAGTTCTGCTTATTAGAGCAAAGGCTAACTCTCTCGCGCAGCTTGGCAAATACAGTGCCGAGGGTGAGTCTGAGGAAGCCAAGAAAGGAATGTTTGTCAAGGGATACAGTTACTAA
- the LOC105179049 gene encoding protein CHAPERONE-LIKE PROTEIN OF POR1, chloroplastic isoform X1: MMSSGLTYCPLRYSLGSPTRGPGSHKKHVAFFPDFRTSKDLLYLPRNGLAASTWRYKRRTPSLKCAMDATFGDATNDSTAIFPRINVNDPYKRLGISREASEDEIQAARNFLIQTYGGHKPSVDAIESAHDKIIMQKFYERKNPKINIKKKVREVTQSRYVQAVASRFRTPSTSVIIKTSIAFIALGLLTVLFPTEEGPTLQVAISLIITVYFIYDRLKSKLRAFLYGAGSFILSWLLGTFLMVSVMPPILKGPRSLEVTTSLISYIILWVSSTYLR, from the exons ATGATGTCGTCTGGATTAACATACTGCCCCTTGAGATATAGCCTTGGCTCGCCCACAAGAGGGCCAGGATCACATAAGAAACACGTCGCTTTCTTTCCTGATTTCAGGACCTCTAAGGATTTGCTCTATCTGCCAAg AAATGGTTTGGCTGCATCAACTTGGAGATATAAAAGGCGGACTCCTTCCCTTAAGTGTGCAATGGATGCAACCTTCGGAGATGCTACTAATGACTCAACTG CTATCTTTCCTAGAATTAATGTTAACGACCCTTACAAGCGACTAGGAATCAGTCGGGAAGCTTCTGAAGATGAAATTCAAGCTGCTAGGAACTTCCTAATACAAACCTATGGAGGGCACAAGCCTAGCGTGGATGCAATTGAATCAGctcatgataaaattataatgcaAAAGTTCTACGAAAGGAAAAACCCTAAGATCAACATCAAGAAAAAGGTTAGAGAAGTAACCCAGTCGCGCTATGTGCAGGCTGTCGCAAGCAGGTTTAGAACCCCATCCACAAGTGTCATCATAAAAACTTCAATCGCTTTCATAGCTCTCGGACTGCTCACTGTTCTCTTTCCAACGGAAGAAGGCCCGACTCTTCAAGTTGCTATTTCCTTGATTATTactgtgtattttatttatgatcgGCTGAAGAGCAAATTACGAGCTTTTCTTTACGG GGCTGGAAGTTTTATTCTTTCATGGCTTCTAGGAACATTTCTGATGGTGTCTGTGATGCCACCAATACTCAAGGGGCCAAGAAGCTTGGAAGTGACAACTTCATTGATAAGCTACATTATCCTCTGGGTTTCTTCTACTTATCTTCGATAA
- the LOC105179049 gene encoding protein CHAPERONE-LIKE PROTEIN OF POR1, chloroplastic isoform X2, translating into MMSSGLTYCPLRYSLGSPTRGPGSHKKHVAFFPDFRTSKDLLYLPRNGLAASTWRYKRRTPSLKCAMDATFGDATNDSTAIFPRINVNDPYKRLGISREASEDEIQAARNFLIQTYGGHKPSVDAIESAHDKIIMQKFYERKNPKINIKKKVREVTQSRYVQAVASRFRTPSTSVIIKTSIAFIALGLLTVLFPTEEGPTLQVAISLIITVYFIYDRLKSKLRAFLYG; encoded by the exons ATGATGTCGTCTGGATTAACATACTGCCCCTTGAGATATAGCCTTGGCTCGCCCACAAGAGGGCCAGGATCACATAAGAAACACGTCGCTTTCTTTCCTGATTTCAGGACCTCTAAGGATTTGCTCTATCTGCCAAg AAATGGTTTGGCTGCATCAACTTGGAGATATAAAAGGCGGACTCCTTCCCTTAAGTGTGCAATGGATGCAACCTTCGGAGATGCTACTAATGACTCAACTG CTATCTTTCCTAGAATTAATGTTAACGACCCTTACAAGCGACTAGGAATCAGTCGGGAAGCTTCTGAAGATGAAATTCAAGCTGCTAGGAACTTCCTAATACAAACCTATGGAGGGCACAAGCCTAGCGTGGATGCAATTGAATCAGctcatgataaaattataatgcaAAAGTTCTACGAAAGGAAAAACCCTAAGATCAACATCAAGAAAAAGGTTAGAGAAGTAACCCAGTCGCGCTATGTGCAGGCTGTCGCAAGCAGGTTTAGAACCCCATCCACAAGTGTCATCATAAAAACTTCAATCGCTTTCATAGCTCTCGGACTGCTCACTGTTCTCTTTCCAACGGAAGAAGGCCCGACTCTTCAAGTTGCTATTTCCTTGATTATTactgtgtattttatttatgatcgGCTGAAGAGCAAATTACGAGCTTTTCTTTACGGGTAA
- the LOC105179046 gene encoding kinesin-like protein KIN-7F codes for MEIMESGRELSRGNEERIYVSVRLRPLNDTEISSNDVSDWESVSDDTIVYKNASLLASERSMQLTAYTVDRVFGSDCSTREVYQQGAKDVALSVVHGMNSTIFAYGQTSSGKTYTMTGITNYAIADIYEYIQTHPERDFILKFSAMEIYNESVRDLLSADSTPLRLLDDPERGTIVEKLTEEILTDRNHATQLLSVCEAQRQIGETSLNQMSSRSHHIIRLTIESSSHESLGRENASTLEAAVNFVDLAGSERTSQSLSAGTRLKEGCHINRSLLTLGTVIRKLSKERNGHIPYRDSKLTRILQTSLRGNARTAIICTMSPARSHAEQSRNTLLFASCAKEVTTNAQVNVVMSDKALIKHLQKELTRLESELRSSQFNFPPSNYPAILREKDSQIEKLEKEIKDLILQRDIAQAQVKELLQMLGEDASSMAQVGLGNYPHLRVQISPPDAEIEEEETPISPDPQFFDVDIEAYSHGYSRSSSEDHFVKVPYFDENFLNNTVSPRILMSSSNSSERDPYHVWEEIEKQSNGVFEKKVRCIESEDLSYRGLIGSNYTSSEDNAEFPAFKVHINREDQYMELESHLAVKDLGFTSSHLKDDNEGREDIASGVMASKEVEELISSSMIADNESISTMLKEEKDFSSIQFLDISSLENISMTHHLAKDSFGSRSLNLDRSRSCKASNITISASPWLKMMEYSGNTSSFGSERESEAGGGGKIYTLNFSTCVKNLSRTDFQFPREDALDIESDTPSVKISTVEDGGGSTSDLIEKAELATEQETTIKSGKGMEIAPKVNESTKKDVKGVGLNPIEDKYKGLTSWPVEFKRLQREIINLWHACNISLAHRTYFFLLFQGDPSDAIYLEIEMRRMKFLKEKFSRGEKATVYGKRLTLSSSAKTLRRERRMLTEQMSKKFSEQERENLFLEWGIGLNTKLRRQQLANLVWTKTEDINHIANSAFLVAKLVGFIEPGQAPKKEMFGLNFAPKGSTGVCSFKRSLVSLF; via the exons ATGGAGATAATGGAGAGTGGAAGGGAGTTGAGTAGAGGCAATGAGGAAAGGATTTACGTGTCAGTGAGGTTAAGGCCGTTGAATGATACTGAAATTTCGAGCAACGATGTCTCAGACTGGGAATCCGTCAGTGATGATACTATTGTTTACAAGAATGCTAGTCTTCTTGCCTCAGAGAGGTCAATGCAGCTCACTGCCTATACAGTTG aTAGAGTATTCGGGAGTGATTGCTCTACAAGAGAGGTCTACCAGCAAGGAGCCAAAGACGTCGCTCTTTCAGTTGTCCATGGGATGAACT CAACTATTTTTGCATATGGACAAACAAGCAGTGGAAAGACATATACGATGACTGGAATTACCAACTACGCGATTGCAGATATATATGAGTATATACAGACG CATCCAGAAAgagattttattttgaagttcTCAGCTATGGAGATCTACAATGAATCTGTCAGGGACCTGCTCAGTGCAGACAGCACTCCCTTGAGACTTCTAGATGATCCTGAG AGAGGAACCATAGTAGAAAAACTCACGGAGGAAATTTTGACAGACAGGAATCACGCGACTCAACTCCTTTCTGTCTGTGAAG CTCAAAGGCAAATCGGAGAGACATCTCTCAACCAAATGAGCTCCAGATCTCACCACATTATTAGACTG ACAATTGAAAGCTCTTCCCATGAGTCTTTAGGCAGGGAAAACGCAAGCACTCTTGAAGCTGCTGTG AACTTCGTTGATCTAGCTGGAAGTGAACGAACATCCCAATCACTATCAGCTGGCACAAGGTTAAAAGAAGGCTGCCACATAAATCGTAGTTTGCTGACACTGGGGACCGTTATTCGCAAGCTGAG CAAAGAACGGAACGGCCACATTCCTTATAGAGATTCTAAGCTAACTCGAATTCTACAAACATCACTGAGAGGAAATGCCAGAACAGCCATTATCTGCACAATGAGCCCTGCACGCAGTCATGCCGAGCAATCAAGAAACACTCTTCTCTTTGCAAGCTGTGCCAAGGAAGTAACCACAAATGCCCAAGTTAATGTTGTCATGTCTGACAAAGCATTGATAAAGCATTTGCAGAAGGAGCTTACAAGACTAGAAAGTGAGTTGAGAAGTAGCCAGTTCAATTTTCCCCCGTCAAATTATCCTGCAATACTGAGAGAGAAAGATTCTCAGATTGAAAAG CTTGAGAAGGAGATCAAAGATCTAATTCTGCAAAGAGATATCGCTCAAGCACAAGTTAAAGAACTTCTACAAATGCTTGGAGAAGATGCAAGTTCCATGGCACAG GTAGGATTGGGAAACTACCCTCATTTGCGAGTGCAAATATCGCCGCCAGATGCTGAAATCGAAGAAGAGGAGACTCCTATATCACCAGACCCTCAATTTTTTGATGTTGATATCGAAGCATATTCTCATGGATACAGTAGGAGCAGTTCGGAGGATCATTTTGTGAAAGTTCCATATTTTGATGAGAATTTTCTGAACAATACTGTATCTCCAAGGATCTTAATGAGCAGTTCAAACTCTAGTGAGAGGGATCCGTATCATGTTTGGGAGGAGATTGAGAAACAAAGTAATGGAGTTTTCGAGAAGAAAGTTCGTTGCATTGAGTCGGAAGATTTGAGTTATAGGGGGCTAATAGGATCCAATTACACATCTTCGGAAGACAATGCTGAATTCCCTGCGTTCAAAGTGCATATAAATAGAGAGGATCAATATATGGAATTGGAATCACATCTGGCGGTTAAAGATCTAGGATTTACATCGTCTCATTTGAAGGATGATAATGAAGGGAGGGAAGATATAGCGTCTGGAGTCATGGCCTCAAAGGAAGTCGAAGAACTGATTTCTTCATCAATGATAGCAGACAATGAATCAATTTCAACAATGCTCAAGGAAGAGAAAGATTTTAGCTCCATtcaatttcttgatatttcaTCTCTTGAAAATATATCCATGACACATCATCTAGCTAAAGATTCATTTGGATCCAGGAGCTTGAACTTAGACAGAAGTAGAAGTTGCAAAGCAAGTAATATTACTATCTCAGCTTCTCCATGGTTAAAAATGATGGAATACAGTGGTAATACATCGTCTTTTGGTTCAGAAAGAGAATCTGAGGCTGGTGGTGGAGggaaaatatatacattaaactTTAGCACATGTGTGAAAAATTTATCTAGAACAGATTTTCAGTTTCCTAGAGAAGATGCTCTTGATATTGAGAGTGACACCCCATCTGTAAAAATTTCAACTGTTGAAGATGGTGGTGGCAGCACTTCTGACTTGATAGAAAAAGCTGAGCTCGCAACTGAACAAGAAACTACTATAAAATCA GGGAAGGGGATGGAGATTGCACCAAAGGTCAATGAATCTACGAAGAAGGATGTCAAAGGTGTTGGATTAAATCCAattgaggataaatataaaggTCTTACAAGTTGGCCTGTGGAATTCAAGAGGCTTCAAAGAGAAATAATCAACCTTTGGCATGCTTGCAACATCTCACTAGCGCATAGAACTTACTTCTTCCTGCTTTTCCAAGGCGATCCTTCCGATGCTATATATCTGGAGATAGAGATGAGGAGgatgaaattcttgaaggaAAAATTCTCTAGGGGAGAAAAGGCCACTGTGTATGGAAAACGTCTAACACTTTCTTCAAG TGCAAAGACTCTTCGCCGGGAAAGACGAATGTTGACTGAGCAGATGTCAAAGAAGTTCTCAGaacaagaaagagaaaacCTCTTCCTCGAGTGGGGCATTGGTCTCAACACTAAACTGAGAAGACAACAGCTGGCTAATCTCGTCTGGACGAAGACAGAAGATATTAACCACATTGCCAATAGTGCATTCCTTGTTGCAAAGCTGGTTGGTTTTATCGAACCAGGGCAGGCTCCTAAGAAAGAGATGTTTGGCCTAAATTTTGCACCAAAGGGCTCGACCGGAGTCTGTAGTTTCAAACGCAGCCTGGTATCTCTCTTTTGA